The DNA window TCGATGCTTCAGTCCTGCTCGGTCCTCTCGGTCGTGAACATCGATGCAGGGTTCACAGCCGGAGCCTTTGCAGCCAGGATCGCGAATCTGGCGGTCGGCGATCGGGAGGAGCGATGATGGGCAGGGCCTTCTACATCGGCCGGTTCCAGCCGTACCATTACGGCCACCAGTCGGTGCTCAAGCGGATCGCAGAGACGGCCGACGAAATCATCATCGGGATCGGCTCGGCCCAGCTCTCGCATGAGGTGAACAACCCGTTCACTGCCGGCGAGCGGGTGTTGATGATCACACGGGCGCTCGCCCACCTGGACTGTCCCTATTATGTGATCCCAATCGAGGACATACAGCGCAACGCCCTCTGGGTCGCGCATGTCCGGTCAATGACCCCTCCCTTCGACCGGGTCTATTCGAGCAACCCGCTGGTGGTCAGGCTCTT is part of the Methanosphaerula palustris E1-9c genome and encodes:
- a CDS encoding nicotinamide-nucleotide adenylyltransferase is translated as MGRAFYIGRFQPYHYGHQSVLKRIAETADEIIIGIGSAQLSHEVNNPFTAGERVLMITRALAHLDCPYYVIPIEDIQRNALWVAHVRSMTPPFDRVYSSNPLVVRLFAEVGISVESPSMYERETHCGTAIRELMLNGEPWEDRVPPAVVSVIREIDGVERLQQIAGSD